Within Planctomycetia bacterium, the genomic segment TGATCGACCAGAAGGCCGGCACGCGCAGCACGCTCGCCAATGGCAAATCGAGCGGCGCATAGTGGACATCTCCCAGATCACCGATTGATTCCGGACCGCTGCGGACCAACAGCCAGCAAATCGGCGCAAACGCCAGCAGCGCAAGGCCGAGCGTGCTCCAAGCGGAGCGCCAGCCCTCGGCGGCGACCCCCGCGCCGAGGGCGACAGTGCTGACCATGAAGCCGATCGTCAGTAGTACAGCGTACACGCCCATGGCCGGGCCGAGTCGACGGCTAAACCATTTTCCGACCACCGCCATACTGCAAACCGAAAGGGCGCCCTGACCCAGACCTCGGACAAGCACCAGCGACAGGAAGAACCACCACCATTGATCCACCCGGCTCATGAACAATACGGAACAACCCAGCGCCGCCACCACGGCCACCAAGACGCCGCGCACGCCCAGGCGGTCAATGGCCCGTCCTACGGGCAGGCACATCAGCGAACCGAGCAGGATCGCCCAGAAATTCAGGAGGCTGAACGACTGCTCGTTAATCGCCAGTCGCCCGTCTTCGGTGATTGGTTTCGCAATCATCCCCAATCCATGGGTTCGTCCCGGCAGCGTCGCAGTCATTGCCGCCGCGGCGACCAGGAGATTGACCCAGCCATAATAGATAGGCAACCGCGCCAACCACGGGCGGACAGCGGCAGGGCCGCAATCCAAAGTATCGCTTGCCATGTCGTATTGCGTTCGCGTTTGTGACTCGGAATCCCTGCAAGCCTTGAATGAATGAAAGTCTATCAGCGTTTGAGTGAAAGCGGCTCCCTTCCAATTGATGAAAATGTGCGGCGGATTGACGCGCGTCGGGCGAGGCTTCACACTCTAGCGAAGCGGAAACCCACGCCGCTGAAAATGCTCTTCCTCGATTCAGGAGCAAGTATGATGCGCGCACGATTGGGATTGCTGACATGCGCCGTGCTGGCGTTCGTGCTCGGGACATTTCCTGCGTCCGCCGCGC encodes:
- a CDS encoding MFS transporter, translated to MASDTLDCGPAAVRPWLARLPIYYGWVNLLVAAAAMTATLPGRTHGLGMIAKPITEDGRLAINEQSFSLLNFWAILLGSLMCLPVGRAIDRLGVRGVLVAVVAALGCSVLFMSRVDQWWWFFLSLVLVRGLGQGALSVCSMAVVGKWFSRRLGPAMGVYAVLLTIGFMVSTVALGAGVAAEGWRSAWSTLGLALLAFAPICWLLVRSGPESIGDLGDVHYAPLDLPLASVLRVPAFWSITLATSLFNLVWSAITLFNESILAEQGLDHDAFIMVMAVLAFSGLPTNIMAGYLAKKWPMERILAIGMAVLALTLAMFPFVTSTTTAIVYAAGLGVSGGIVTVVFFAAYGHAFGRQHLGAIQAVVQTITVFASALGPVILANLRDQFDSYAPLFLTAAGSALVAAIACWTTRLDRRIPSSNADSSD